A region of the Williamwhitmania sp. genome:
GGGCGGGTTTGGTAAAAATGAGAGCAGGGCCTCTCACTGGAGCGTCTTTCAACACTATCATTTTTATACATAGTTGCTACGTGTTGTGTAGCCTGTTTTAGGATGCGTCAGTACACCCACCGGGTAGCCATCAGCAACCACCGCATCCTGCGCATCGATCGGGAGGGGGTGACCTTCCTGCACAAGGACTACCGCGACGGGGCCAGGCAG
Encoded here:
- a CDS encoding transposase, with the protein product MRQYTHRVAISNHRILRIDREGVTFLHKDYRDGARQKPVTLGGVEFLRRFCLHILPHRFVKIRYYGILSG